A genomic stretch from Oncorhynchus tshawytscha isolate Ot180627B linkage group LG07, Otsh_v2.0, whole genome shotgun sequence includes:
- the LOC112255126 gene encoding uncharacterized protein LOC112255126, whose protein sequence is MYCYLLSLQTNSLANMPKLTLIRLCFWLCLARMVVSGDLYHQVEGDLVLKPEKSTVTDHITSILWKHGKNKVAEWYKDYGLDIYGTFINCTTLDQTTGELRISGLMKTDSGVYSVEFNSKLLDKTYTLSVIKAVPKPTITSSCNANQTSCTLTCEGDTTDAEPVTYSWKEGEGPWVVGGKLLIVSKSHTGNSTNSYKYICKLNNTVSGEVSEPGEEVFGSEPSNRDFVGVVVTAIVASVFIVITGMLVWKKKKGRDGEPKRGCGTGAGGGPAAAAIVEVAEAAIVEAAEAAATAEANAQAAIVEAAEAAATAEAATIAAEAAAIAVEAAMVAIVEAAMAAMAAAMAAIAEAAIAEEVAFAEEAAIAAEAAIAAIPKEAEARGPT, encoded by the exons ATGTACTGTTATTTATTATCGCTACAAACAAACAGTCTAGCAAATATGCCCAAACTAACGCTCATCAGATTGTGTTTCTGGCTTTGTCTGGCGCGAATGGTGGTCTCCGGAG ATCTTTATCATCAAGTGGAAGGTGATCTGGTGTTGAAGCCAGAGAAGTCCACAGTGACTGACCACATCACAAGCATCCTATGGAAGCATGGGAAGAACAAGGTGGCAGAGTGGTACAAGGATTATGGTCTGGACATCTATGGTACCTTCATAAACTGTACAACCCTGGACCAGACTACTGGAGAGCTGAGAATCAGTGGATTGATGAAAACAGACAGTGGAGTTTATTCTGTGGAGTTCAACAGCAAACTGCTTGACAAGACATATACACTGTCTGTTATCA AGGCAGTTCCCAAACCCACAATCACTTCTTCCTGTAACGCCAACCAAACctcctgcactctgacctgtgaAGGTGACACCACTGATGCTGAACCCGTCACCTACAgctggaaagagggagaggggccgTGGGTTGTTGGAGGAAAACTGCTGATTGTTTCTAAAAGCCACACTGGCAATTCAACCAACAGTTACAAGTACATCTGCAAGCTGAACAACACTGTTAGTGGGGAAGTCAGTGAGCCAGGTGAAGAGGTGTTTGGTTCAG AGCCTTCCAACAGAGattttgttggtgttgttgtcacTGCCATTGTAGCATCTGTTTTCATTGTCATAACAG GAATGTTGGTGTGGAAGAAAAAGAAAG GGCGCGACGGTGAGCCTAAAAGGGGTTGCGGTACAGGGGCCGGCGGCGGACCGGCTGCGGCGGCGATTGTGGAGGTGGCGGAGGCAGCGATTGTGGAGGCGGCGGAGGCGGCGGCGACGGCGGAGGCGAATGCGCAGGCGGCGATTGTGGAGGCGGCGGAGGCGGCGGCGACGGCGGAGGCGGCGACGATTGCTGCGGAGGCGGCGGCGATTGCGGTGGAGGCGGCGATGGTGGCGATTGTGGAGGCGGCGATGGCGGCGATGGCGGCGGCGATGGCAGCGATTGCAGAAGCTGCGATTGCGGAGGAGGTGGCATTTGCGGAGGAGGCGGCGATTGCGGCAGAGGCGGCGATTGCGGCAATTCCAAAAGAGGCGGAGGCCCGGGGGCCGACCTGA